One window of Watersipora subatra chromosome 3, tzWatSuba1.1, whole genome shotgun sequence genomic DNA carries:
- the LOC137390400 gene encoding uncharacterized protein, with protein METNQRPSKQQNSIHDARSKEEIRHRVYVIAETILHIAKSVEEALANITAVKEVLNQITNKLNQDQFICEEEKALLELAEHWLNEEKIQMVPSVGDEPATIRGLNLSQIAALGDSLVSTSTENANYSSCLDTPVITKVTVAGSTQTLNEGPELDWDGHGVELTESIHSTYSGATTAFANPYTICSNMEADDISEIIVPKSCSYDGIYEEEMEFTLEVEEGFYSDGSSINGGFQDTLPHYDLSPQADSGVTQLDSTHSTDRSVSHPDSDLITQASPNYNRDINTWDTFATVNIEEDMFSITSSANSQNSTPVMSRKAKSTTPSLIRNNRTSATDSLQTKVLTEVVDFPQTSTAQITTLTDTRLRASSVGDCARTKRDLSVKHSKWRSNPKLSSEQTLLPLPSGTSCERLEVIDKKDCNGKPDNGSAEQRSCVRSPNSSLAEASTLSDKYDLSFMALPPALQKNNYYHKARKAVFV; from the coding sequence ATGGAAACCAACCAACGACCGAGCAAACAACAGAACTCTATCCACGATGCTCGGTCAAAAGAGGAAATCAGACACCGAGTTTACGTTATCGCTGAGACAATACTACACATAGCAAAAAGTGTTGAGGAAGCGCTAGCAAACATTACGGCTGTTAAAGAGGTGCTCAATCAGATCACAAATAAACTTAACCAAGATCAGTTTATATGTGAGGAGGAGAAAGCATTGCTAGAACTTGCCGAGCATTGGCTCAATGAAGAAAAGATCCAGATGGTTCCATCTGTTGGTGATGAACCAGCCACAATCCGTGGTTTAAACCTCAGTCAGATAGCTGCTCTTGGTGATTCATTGGTATCAACTTCAACCGAGAAtgctaactacagcagctgtcTAGACACACCTGTTATTACTAAAGTGACTGTCGCTGGATCAACTCAAACTCTCAATGAAGGGCCAGAGCTTGACTGGGATGGGCACGGAGTCGAGTTGACGGAGTCTATACATTCTACGTATTCTGGTGCTACCACTGCTTTTGCAAACCCTTATACAATCTGTTCCAATATGGAAGCAGACGACATTTCAGAAATAATTGTACCAAAGAGTTGTTCATACGATGGTATATATGAAGAAGAAATGGAGTTCACCCTCGAGGTGGAAGAAGGATTTTATTCCGATGGTTCTTCTATTAATGGTGGGTTTCAGGACACTCTACCTCACTATGACCTTTCACCTCAAGCTGACTCTGGTGTCACTCAACTTGATTCGACTCATAGCACTGACAGAAGTGTATCACACCCTGACAGTGATTTAATTACACAAGCTTCACCAAATTACAACAGAGATATCAACACCTGGGACACATTTGCAACTGTCAACATTGAAGAGGATATGTTTTCTATTACCTCTTCAGCAAATAGCCAAAATAGCACACCGGTTATGAGCCGAAAAGCCAAATCGACAACACCTTCACTCATTCGCAATAATCGTACTTCTGCAACAGATAGTCTGCAGACGAAGGTGCTCACTGAGGTTGTAGACTTTCCCCAAACCTCGACTGCCCAGATTACAACTCTGACAGATACACGCTTGCGGGCTAGCAGTGTGGGAGATTGCGCACGCACAAAACGAGATCTATCAGTAAAACATTCTAAATGGCGCTCTAATCCAAAATTGTCTTCGGAACAAACTTTATTACCGCTACCTTCCGGAACTTCTTGCGAGCGTTTAGAAGTGATCGACAAAAAGGATTGCAATGGAAAGCCTGACAATGGAAGTGCCGAGCAGAGGAGCTGCGTACGTTCACCAAACAGTTCTCTGGCAGAAGCCAGTACTTTGTCTGATAAGTATGACCTGTCCTTTATGGCTTTGCCACCAGCTCTGCAAAAAAATAACTATTACCATAAGGCACGCAAAGCTGTTTTCGTCTAA